In one window of Streptomyces griseus subsp. griseus DNA:
- a CDS encoding ABC transporter ATP-binding protein yields the protein MSAAVELPTAGVKQTWQVVRECGRGQARAAWTAVICLALSSASVLVVPLLVGRIVDMVTGSGGGRPLGPAAVGALVVTAVGAVLAAVGTGRTALVCENVLGRVRERALGVVLGLPLPTVERVGRGTVLSRTVGDVGVASDVARGALPAFLSALLTLLVTGFGLLALDWRLAVAGALPLPVWAVATRIYLRRSGPQYAHERTSEARLSQLLLTGISGARTLRALRLEEVHRSRIEERSQAWSTAALRTCVTRIRFSLHLNGAELLGLLAVLLTASALVRAGSLSLGAASAAVLLLMRVFEPVGTLLYLLDEVQCAGAALARLAGIVGSSEERVEDAARSGRAMPSDGGLTVSGLEFDYGDGRPAVRDVSFQVEPGERVAIVGPSGAGKSTVVGIVTGMHTPSRGWVTLGGVPVQRLDPRATGLVTQESHVFAGSVRDNLSIARPDADEAALIAALAQVGAVDWALELPEGLDTVVGRSGRTLSPVQRQQLALARLVLADPPLAVLDEPTAESYGGDRAAVNAAVDAALKGRTGIVVAHRLSDARAADRVLVLDEGRVVASGTHEELLRDGGLYAELWSTWQASRSPAGLGGP from the coding sequence GTGAGCGCTGCCGTGGAACTGCCGACCGCGGGGGTGAAGCAGACCTGGCAGGTGGTGCGGGAGTGCGGCCGGGGTCAGGCCCGTGCGGCCTGGACCGCGGTGATCTGCCTGGCGCTGAGTTCGGCCTCGGTGCTGGTGGTGCCGCTGTTGGTCGGACGGATCGTGGACATGGTCACCGGTTCGGGCGGCGGCCGTCCGCTCGGGCCGGCCGCCGTCGGAGCGCTCGTCGTGACGGCGGTCGGTGCTGTCCTCGCCGCGGTCGGCACCGGCCGTACCGCCCTGGTCTGCGAGAACGTGCTGGGACGGGTGCGTGAGCGTGCTCTCGGTGTGGTCTTGGGCCTGCCGTTGCCCACGGTGGAGCGGGTGGGACGGGGCACCGTGCTCAGCCGGACCGTCGGGGACGTGGGAGTCGCCTCCGATGTGGCCCGGGGGGCGCTGCCCGCCTTCCTCTCCGCGCTGCTGACGCTGCTGGTCACCGGCTTCGGGCTGTTGGCGCTGGACTGGCGCCTGGCCGTCGCGGGCGCGCTGCCCCTGCCGGTCTGGGCGGTGGCCACCCGGATCTACCTGCGCCGCTCGGGTCCGCAGTACGCCCATGAGCGCACGTCCGAGGCGCGGTTGAGCCAGTTGTTGCTGACCGGGATCTCGGGTGCCCGTACGCTCCGTGCGCTGCGACTGGAGGAGGTTCACCGTAGCCGGATCGAGGAGCGGTCCCAGGCGTGGTCAACGGCGGCTCTGCGTACCTGCGTGACCCGGATCCGGTTCTCGCTCCACCTCAACGGGGCCGAGCTGTTGGGCCTGTTGGCGGTGCTGCTGACCGCCTCAGCGCTGGTGCGGGCGGGATCGCTGTCGCTCGGCGCGGCCTCGGCAGCGGTGCTGCTGCTGATGCGGGTCTTCGAACCGGTCGGGACACTGCTCTACCTGCTGGACGAGGTGCAGTGCGCCGGTGCCGCCCTGGCGCGGCTGGCCGGCATCGTCGGATCATCCGAGGAACGCGTCGAGGACGCGGCACGCTCCGGTCGTGCGATGCCGAGCGACGGTGGTCTGACGGTGTCCGGTCTGGAGTTCGACTATGGGGACGGCCGGCCGGCGGTCAGGGACGTGTCGTTCCAGGTCGAGCCGGGTGAACGCGTGGCGATCGTCGGGCCCAGCGGTGCGGGGAAGTCGACGGTCGTGGGGATCGTCACGGGTATGCACACGCCCAGCCGCGGCTGGGTGACGCTGGGCGGGGTGCCCGTCCAGCGGCTCGACCCGAGGGCGACAGGGCTGGTCACCCAGGAAAGCCACGTCTTCGCCGGTTCGGTCCGGGACAACCTCTCGATCGCCCGACCCGACGCCGACGAAGCCGCGCTGATCGCCGCACTGGCCCAGGTGGGTGCGGTGGACTGGGCCCTGGAGCTGCCCGAGGGCCTGGACACGGTGGTCGGGCGGAGCGGACGGACGCTGTCCCCCGTCCAACGGCAGCAACTCGCCCTGGCCCGGCTGGTGCTCGCGGATCCACCCCTGGCTGTTCTCGATGAGCCCACCGCCGAGAGCTACGGCGGGGACCGGGCGGCGGTGAACGCCGCCGTCGACGCCGCGCTCAAAGGGCGTACGGGAATCGTCGTCGCGCACCGGCTCAGCGACGCCCGCGCCGCCGACCGGGTCCTGGTCCTCGACGAAGGCCGGGTGGTCGCGTCCGGCACGCACGAGGAGTTGCTGCGGGACGGCGGTCTCTACGCCGAGCTGTGGTCCACCTGGCAGGCCTCTCGGTCTCCCGCCGGGCTCGGCGGCCCCTGA